Genomic segment of Drosophila biarmipes strain raj3 chromosome 2L, RU_DBia_V1.1, whole genome shotgun sequence:
TCGGAGATCTGGATAAAAGTTAAGTCTTTATATGGTAACATGTTATTAAATGAACGGATGATTAACCCACTTTTGGATCCACTGGCGGCTTGAACTGTTGACAGTACTCCAAGCGCCTGAGAAGAATGGCCACATAACTCAGAATCTCCACATCGGCGCCAATCTCGCACAACTCTTGGCTGAATCGTACTGCATCCAGGGCCTGCTGCGTGCGTTTCTCTAGAAGATTACCTCAGTTTCGTATAGTTTTACcaagattattttaaaaaacctacCCAAATCCAGTTGCTGCTTGAGTACCACCTCTACCTTGGACTCCCTGGCCCTGCTGATCTGTTGGAGCAGTGTTCTACGGTGTACTTCCAATGCCTCAATGTAGTTTTGCATGTACCGCTCCACTTGACTCTGGATGTCATCGCATCTGTTGTTGATTCCACGGGCGATCTCATTCAACCTCTCGATGGAGTGCTCTGCATACTGACAAAGCGGACGAGTTTGATCTGTGGCTTCCTTAAGCAGTTTTCCTTGGTGTCCTATTGCCCGGGATATGGTCTCATGGCGATGTCCTTTGTGGAGCAGCACCAGACAGTCGGTGCAGGCCAGCTGTCGGCATTGGGTACAGAACGCCTTCAGTTCGAAGTTGGTGTGGATTCCACATCGGAGCACCAGTTTGCTGCTGTCTCCCAATcccagttgctgctgcttctgcttccTGGCGCGTCTCAGTTCCAGGATGCTTCTCATCCGGTGATTGGAGGTGCTTCGCTGCCTTTCGTGTGCCTCCTTGCACAAGGTACAGAGATTCAAGGTGCAGCTGATGCAGTGATAGGTGGCCTGGAAGGAGGATAAGACAGTGAACTAACTCCTCAATGACGAAATTAACCTTACACTGATCTCCTCGGTGCACAGGGAACACCACACTTTGGAGATTACATCCTCCCCAGCCTGTAGACGCAGGGCCTCGATGCGTCTTACTAGCAAATAGTTCTGGGGCAGCTGACGCACTCCACCCAAGGGGAGATCCGTGGGATAGTTGCAGCTATGACAACGGATGCATCGGATCGGTGCTTCGCTCACAAAGCTTCCGGTGAAGCGGGTTCCAAAGGAACTAGTCGAACGCTTGCCTTCACTCTTGGACTATTAAGGAAAATGGGGTTTAAGGAGATTCTGCATGACACATCATAATAATGTGTCTTTCCATCTTACCCTGATCACCAGGCGATCCATGGACTTCTTCCTTCTGAGGCTAAAACTGGCTCCTCGCTGCCTGGCGGGTGAAACAGTAGCCGTGAGCTCCGCGCTCGAGCCACCCATCTCCGATCTCAGGCTGTAGCTGGAGGGATCCTCGCTGCGGGCTGCATCCTGATCCCACAGGGACTCGTCCTTGAAGTTCTCGCTGACCAGGCACTGCAAACAGAAGGAGTGCAGGCAGTACAGGGTCCTGGGATCCGTGTAAACATCCAGGCAGATGCCGCACTTGAGGTCATCCGAGAAGGTTACGGTGTTCTCGGGCGGAGTACTGGGTCTCAGGGTGATGCTGGGCGAGGGGGACACTGCGGGCGAGACCGCCGGCGAACGTGAGGGACTCCTGGCCAGTGGTGATGGGGCATCGAAGATCTCTGGCCTTGGAGAGGCTGCCAGCAGGAGTTGTGGTAGCATCTGCTGCTTGGGTTCAGTGGTGACTGGTGTCGGCGGAGATATCCTCAGCTCGGGGGAAGTCTTCAGGCTGAGCAGCCTCTTcggcagcagctgc
This window contains:
- the LOC108036084 gene encoding tripartite motif-containing protein 45, translated to MSRTNHSKFLFKRKASVGSKSHQLIDYERIQGDLEVVVPTAPPPPVVPPSGGQGKLKLKLSSAKISLRRNEQTPQSSLQTAPLPDAVRRKSAPQLFTFTIAPKVEADSGAHPPSVPKIPVFAPNNSIRRSRTLGLSNGAQAGTAGLPTEDLGLQERDSGSGSEPTSSLAAGGSSTSPESMLDNILSGASSVSVQSSSSSQASNATVAQPIKAKEQLLPKRLLSLKTSPELRISPPTPVTTEPKQQMLPQLLLAASPRPEIFDAPSPLARSPSRSPAVSPAVSPSPSITLRPSTPPENTVTFSDDLKCGICLDVYTDPRTLYCLHSFCLQCLVSENFKDESLWDQDAARSEDPSSYSLRSEMGGSSAELTATVSPARQRGASFSLRRKKSMDRLVIRSKSEGKRSTSSFGTRFTGSFVSEAPIRCIRCHSCNYPTDLPLGGVRQLPQNYLLVRRIEALRLQAGEDVISKVWCSLCTEEISATYHCISCTLNLCTLCKEAHERQRSTSNHRMRSILELRRARKQKQQQLGLGDSSKLVLRCGIHTNFELKAFCTQCRQLACTDCLVLLHKGHRHETISRAIGHQGKLLKEATDQTRPLCQYAEHSIERLNEIARGINNRCDDIQSQVERYMQNYIEALEVHRRTLLQQISRARESKVEVVLKQQLDLEKRTQQALDAVRFSQELCEIGADVEILSYVAILLRRLEYCQQFKPPVDPKISDSLHFLPKIRAPSTKDQRDIPLYGIITMQVVEPSLCTLEWEGFSQLRLHKKADLLLHSRDADGVSLCHGGLEINCMLKYKDSSSKFLPVEVSDNRDGTYNISFTPDAQGALILTITINERPIKGGPFTFQARQVRPHSGIYHCCSFCSGKGNRNVMCSCEGRMPGYSGCGHGHAGHPGRRHWSCCGNVLENSECHVANKLLNN